A region from the candidate division WOR-3 bacterium genome encodes:
- a CDS encoding arylamine N-acetyltransferase yields MLIKDRDLKAFEFLSEKFNLKKEENKLFFLKKVLKIFSEIPYENLTKIIEAENKNFEKKLRTPYYIIKDFFEKGGGGTCFSLVYFLKNFLEYLGFKPQFLLADRSYGENTHTLISLEIEGKKYLCDVGYLIYEPIPLESDLFKFKTSAYDFIYEERKDGIYVYTESEKGFKKFRFKIKKEKVSEDDFISAWKKSFEFEMMNHIIVSKEVKDGIIYIKDGHFHRIKEGKTFYKKIGEKEMIKILEELNIKRDLILKVKGFIK; encoded by the coding sequence ATGTTAATAAAGGATAGGGATTTAAAGGCTTTTGAATTTCTCTCAGAAAAATTTAATTTAAAAAAAGAAGAAAATAAATTGTTTTTTTTAAAAAAAGTTCTTAAAATATTTTCAGAAATTCCCTATGAAAATTTAACAAAGATAATTGAGGCAGAAAACAAAAATTTTGAAAAAAAATTAAGAACACCCTATTATATCATCAAGGATTTCTTTGAAAAAGGGGGAGGTGGAACCTGTTTTTCCCTTGTTTATTTTTTAAAAAATTTCCTTGAATATTTAGGCTTTAAACCCCAATTTTTACTTGCAGATAGAAGTTATGGTGAAAATACCCATACCCTTATTTCCCTTGAGATTGAAGGTAAAAAATACCTATGTGATGTTGGATATCTGATTTATGAGCCTATTCCCCTTGAAAGTGATTTATTTAAATTTAAAACATCAGCCTATGATTTTATTTATGAAGAAAGAAAAGACGGTATATATGTTTATACGGAAAGTGAAAAGGGATTTAAAAAATTCAGGTTTAAAATAAAAAAAGAAAAAGTAAGTGAAGATGATTTTATATCAGCCTGGAAAAAATCTTTTGAATTTGAAATGATGAATCACATTATTGTTTCAAAGGAAGTAAAGGATGGAATTATATATATAAAGGATGGACACTTTCATAGAATAAAAGAGGGAAAAACTTTTTATAAAAAAATTGGAGAAAAGGAAATGATAAAAATTCTTGAGGAACTGAATATAAAAAGGGATTTAATTTTAAAAGTTAAGGGATTTATAAAATGA
- a CDS encoding DUF4416 family protein, with protein sequence MSEPASPLPCKLILGLFYTEKDLLLKVKEELIKSFGEIDYESESFDFNFTSYYEKEMGKNIKRIFYSFKELIDPSKIVEIKYITWEIEKKFTIEGKRKVNIDPGYMDYFKFVLASFKEGGYKIYLGRGVYADITLWYEKGKFRPLLTSFPDFKSNLYEKTFLKIREIYKRDLRKLK encoded by the coding sequence ATGAGTGAACCCGCAAGCCCTTTACCCTGTAAATTGATTTTAGGTTTATTTTACACTGAAAAAGATTTATTACTTAAGGTTAAGGAAGAACTTATAAAATCCTTTGGAGAGATTGATTATGAAAGTGAAAGTTTTGATTTTAATTTTACTTCTTATTATGAAAAAGAAATGGGTAAAAATATAAAGAGAATATTTTATTCCTTTAAGGAACTAATTGATCCATCAAAAATTGTTGAAATAAAGTATATAACATGGGAAATTGAAAAAAAATTTACTATTGAAGGAAAAAGGAAAGTTAATATAGATCCCGGTTATATGGATTATTTCAAGTTCGTTTTAGCATCTTTTAAGGAAGGTGGTTATAAAATATATCTTGGAAGAGGAGTTTATGCTGATATAACCTTATGGTATGAAAAAGGGAAATTTAGACCCCTTTTAACGAGTTTCCCGGATTTTAAAAGCAATTTATATGAAAAAACCTTTTTGAAAATTAGGGAAATATATAAAAGGGATTTGAGAAAATTAAAATAA
- a CDS encoding TIGR04013 family B12-binding domain/radical SAM domain-containing protein translates to MKKDYAFVIYYNKNNKYSFNALVGAIETEESLNNIKIYFIKNKKNFITEIEHIIKEHKKVIIGISFFTTQLWEINKIVKTLREKFGKKILLISGGPHPTGDPEGTLKMGFDIVVKGEGEETITELLKKICNDEDFKTVKGITFIDDNGVMKFTGKREQVDLNKYHPFAIKNEKFGPIEITRGCPFACYFCQTPRIFGAKLRHRSIENICKYVEYMKNKNLLDIRFITPDAFLYGSTDGKKINILELEELLKNIHKIIKPEGRIFFGTFPSEVRPEHVNEETIELILKYADNDNITIGAQSGSQRILDLCNRGHTVEDVYNAVKITLKSGLKANVDFIFGLPGETEEDINLTIKVIEDLTRMGAYIHTHAFIPLPQTPFAKSPPKGVNEKIKKIIGKISSKGFAFGSWQKQEKVAFKIYQYLINGKI, encoded by the coding sequence ATGAAAAAAGATTATGCTTTTGTAATTTATTATAACAAAAATAATAAATATAGTTTTAATGCATTAGTAGGCGCCATTGAAACTGAAGAATCCCTTAACAATATAAAGATTTACTTTATCAAAAATAAAAAAAATTTTATCACAGAAATTGAACATATAATTAAGGAACATAAAAAAGTAATAATTGGTATATCTTTTTTCACCACACAATTATGGGAAATAAATAAAATTGTTAAAACATTAAGAGAAAAATTTGGTAAAAAAATATTACTTATCTCAGGAGGACCCCATCCAACAGGAGACCCGGAAGGAACACTTAAAATGGGATTTGATATTGTTGTAAAAGGTGAAGGGGAAGAGACAATAACTGAACTTTTAAAAAAAATATGTAATGATGAAGATTTTAAAACTGTTAAAGGAATTACCTTCATTGATGATAATGGAGTTATGAAATTCACAGGTAAAAGAGAACAAGTTGACTTAAATAAATATCATCCCTTCGCAATAAAAAACGAGAAATTTGGACCTATTGAAATAACAAGGGGATGCCCTTTTGCCTGCTATTTCTGCCAGACTCCAAGAATTTTTGGTGCAAAGCTGAGACACAGAAGTATTGAGAATATATGTAAATATGTGGAGTATATGAAAAATAAAAATCTTTTAGATATAAGATTTATTACCCCAGATGCCTTCTTATACGGTTCAACTGATGGTAAAAAAATTAATATCCTTGAATTGGAAGAACTTCTGAAAAATATTCATAAAATTATTAAACCAGAAGGAAGAATTTTCTTTGGAACATTTCCATCAGAAGTTAGACCTGAACATGTAAATGAAGAAACAATAGAATTGATACTAAAGTATGCTGATAATGATAATATTACAATCGGTGCCCAATCTGGAAGTCAGAGAATTTTAGATTTATGTAACAGAGGACATACAGTAGAGGATGTCTATAATGCAGTAAAAATTACCCTAAAATCAGGTCTTAAAGCAAATGTAGATTTTATCTTTGGACTGCCTGGTGAAACTGAAGAAGATATTAACTTGACAATAAAGGTAATAGAAGATTTAACAAGAATGGGAGCTTACATTCATACACATGCATTTATACCTTTACCTCAAACACCCTTTGCTAAATCACCACCAAAAGGAGTTAATGAAAAGATCAAAAAAATTATAGGAAAAATAAGCTCAAAAGGATTTGCTTTCGGAAGCTGGCAAAAACAGGAAAAAGTTGCCTTTAAAATATACCAGTATCTAATAAATGGTAAAATATAA